One part of the Streptomyces ferrugineus genome encodes these proteins:
- a CDS encoding ABC transporter ATP-binding protein produces MSTAAAQHVPGSASADGIAARARGLTKAYGSGETTVLALDAVDVDIARGRFTAVMGPSGSGKSTLMHCLAGLDNVSAGQVWLGDTEITGLKDRELTRLRRDRIGFMFQSFNLIPTLNAAENITLPMDIAGKKPDEKWLDQVIDTLGLRDRLGHRPAQLSGGQQQRVACARALASRPELIFADEPTGNLDSRAGLEVLGFLREAVDQLGQTVVMVTHDPGAAAHSDLVLFLGDGRIVDEMERPTAEAVLERMRLFTGGNPQTPGFDVIRSQFDDGGPAPGAIPAADEPSPTSPTSPEPPASPASPEET; encoded by the coding sequence TTGTCCACTGCAGCTGCCCAGCACGTCCCGGGCTCCGCGTCGGCGGACGGGATCGCTGCCCGCGCCCGTGGCCTGACCAAGGCGTACGGCTCGGGCGAGACGACGGTGCTCGCCCTCGACGCGGTGGACGTGGACATCGCGCGCGGCCGCTTCACCGCGGTCATGGGGCCGTCGGGCTCGGGAAAGTCCACGCTGATGCACTGCCTGGCGGGCCTCGACAACGTCTCGGCGGGGCAGGTGTGGCTCGGCGACACCGAGATCACCGGGCTGAAGGACCGCGAGCTGACGCGGCTGCGGCGGGACCGGATCGGGTTCATGTTCCAGTCGTTCAACCTCATCCCGACTCTGAACGCGGCCGAGAACATCACCCTGCCCATGGACATCGCGGGCAAGAAGCCCGACGAGAAGTGGCTGGACCAGGTCATCGACACCCTCGGGCTGCGGGACCGCCTGGGGCACCGCCCCGCCCAGCTCTCCGGCGGCCAGCAGCAGCGCGTCGCCTGCGCCCGCGCGCTCGCCTCCCGGCCGGAGCTGATCTTCGCGGACGAGCCGACCGGCAACCTCGACTCACGGGCCGGCCTGGAGGTGCTCGGCTTCCTGCGCGAGGCCGTCGACCAGCTCGGGCAGACCGTCGTGATGGTCACCCACGACCCGGGCGCCGCCGCCCACTCCGACCTGGTGCTCTTCCTGGGCGACGGACGGATCGTCGACGAGATGGAGCGGCCGACTGCAGAGGCCGTGCTGGAACGCATGCGCCTTTTCACCGGGGGAAACCCCCAGACCCCCGGGTTCGACGTGATCCGGAGCCAGTTCGACGACGGCGGGCCCGCGCCGGGGGCGATACCGGCGGCCGACGAACCCTCGCCGACGTCGCCGACGTCGCCCGAGCCGCCCGCGTCGCCCGCGTCGCCCGAGGAGACCTGA
- a CDS encoding toxin-antitoxin system HicB family antitoxin → MAKTQLNVRVDEGTARAARERALARGMSVNRYIEELVKQDTGEVGHTFVEAAADFMKQYESVFAEEFGADREGSREGRH, encoded by the coding sequence ATGGCGAAGACCCAGCTGAACGTGAGAGTGGACGAGGGTACGGCCCGCGCCGCCCGCGAGCGCGCCCTGGCCCGCGGCATGAGCGTCAACCGCTACATCGAGGAACTGGTCAAGCAGGACACCGGCGAGGTCGGTCATACGTTCGTCGAGGCCGCGGCCGATTTCATGAAGCAGTACGAGTCGGTGTTCGCCGAGGAGTTCGGCGCCGACCGCGAGGGCTCGCGCGAAGGTCGCCACTGA
- a CDS encoding fic family toxin-antitoxin system, toxin component encodes MSELHIDLAWLLMLAEKRTPGDPQVSDWGALVAAVARHQAEIFDVPVYDSPHARAAALLQLLIHVPALERSNALFASAVAYAYLVASGLKVVTSPEQVRDLARLVKSGEASVQDIARELRQWSL; translated from the coding sequence TTGAGCGAACTGCATATCGACCTCGCCTGGCTGCTCATGCTCGCCGAGAAGCGGACGCCGGGGGACCCCCAGGTCTCCGACTGGGGAGCCCTCGTCGCCGCCGTGGCACGCCATCAGGCCGAGATATTCGACGTCCCCGTCTACGACAGCCCGCACGCCCGGGCCGCCGCCCTCCTCCAACTGCTCATCCACGTCCCCGCGCTGGAGCGCTCCAACGCCCTGTTCGCCTCCGCGGTCGCCTACGCCTACCTGGTCGCCAGCGGCCTCAAGGTCGTCACCTCACCCGAGCAGGTACGCGACCTGGCCCGGCTGGTGAAGAGCGGCGAGGCCTCGGTGCAGGACATCGCGCGGGAACTGCGGCAGTGGAGCCTGTGA
- a CDS encoding class I SAM-dependent methyltransferase, giving the protein MAPRSATGSGKVPRDAVHHPLFARFYARVSVNAETRMGMADIRDRLLAGLSGRVIEIGAGNGLNFAHYPRAVSEVVAIEPERMLRKLAVESALRAGVPVDVAPGVAEALPVKSEAFDAVVLSLVMCSVRDVPRALAEVRRVLRPGGMVRFFEHGRGGGRAMLLTQRALDRTVWPLLSGGCHVSRDPVAALREAGFELGPCRRVMVPEQGPALPSSYCTLGTAWRPPVSR; this is encoded by the coding sequence ATGGCCCCGAGGTCCGCCACCGGTTCCGGCAAGGTGCCACGGGATGCCGTGCACCACCCGCTGTTCGCCCGTTTCTACGCCCGGGTCAGCGTCAACGCCGAGACACGGATGGGCATGGCCGACATCCGCGACCGGCTGCTGGCCGGGCTGTCCGGCCGGGTGATCGAGATCGGCGCCGGCAACGGTCTGAACTTCGCCCACTATCCGCGGGCGGTGTCGGAGGTCGTCGCCATCGAACCGGAGCGCATGCTGCGGAAGTTGGCGGTGGAGTCCGCGCTGCGCGCCGGGGTGCCGGTGGATGTGGCGCCGGGCGTGGCGGAGGCGCTGCCGGTCAAGAGCGAGGCCTTCGACGCGGTGGTGCTGTCGCTGGTGATGTGCAGCGTGCGGGACGTGCCGCGGGCGCTGGCCGAGGTGCGGCGGGTGCTGCGGCCGGGCGGCATGGTGCGGTTCTTCGAGCACGGCCGGGGCGGCGGCCGCGCGATGCTCCTCACGCAGCGGGCGCTGGACCGGACGGTGTGGCCGCTGCTGAGCGGCGGCTGCCATGTCTCCCGGGACCCGGTCGCTGCACTGCGCGAGGCGGGCTTCGAACTCGGCCCCTGCCGGCGGGTGATGGTGCCGGAGCAGGGGCCGGCGCTGCCCTCGTCGTACTGCACGCTGGGCACGGCATGGCGGCCGCCGGTCAGTCGGTAG
- a CDS encoding esterase/lipase family protein codes for MQRHKRRIATVLTAAASSLLLSLSLSPTPAQAAAHDPVVFVHGLSSSASSWDDWAGYFEADGYSSAELDAWSYDWAQSNATTAQRLATEIKDVLARTGASKVDLVVHSMGALSARYYLKNLSGTSYVDDFVSTAGVNHGTSTASWCAWLYTSCAEMNTGSSFLTALNSGDETPGGVSYASYWSNCDDALTPDTTAILSGATNVEVGCVSHTDMNNDHGVYEQVRDFIG; via the coding sequence ATGCAGCGCCACAAGCGTCGCATCGCCACGGTTCTGACGGCCGCGGCCTCATCGCTCCTTCTGTCACTGTCCCTCTCCCCCACACCCGCGCAGGCGGCCGCCCACGATCCCGTCGTCTTCGTGCACGGCCTGAGCAGCTCGGCGAGCAGCTGGGACGACTGGGCCGGCTACTTCGAGGCCGACGGCTACTCCTCCGCCGAGCTGGACGCCTGGTCGTACGACTGGGCCCAGTCGAACGCCACCACCGCCCAGCGGCTCGCGACCGAGATCAAGGACGTGCTCGCCCGGACCGGTGCCTCGAAGGTCGACCTGGTCGTGCACTCCATGGGCGCGCTGAGCGCCCGCTACTACCTCAAGAACCTCAGCGGGACGTCGTACGTGGACGACTTCGTCTCGACGGCCGGCGTGAACCACGGCACGTCCACCGCCTCGTGGTGCGCGTGGCTGTACACCTCCTGCGCGGAGATGAACACCGGCAGCTCGTTCCTGACCGCGCTGAACTCCGGTGACGAGACCCCGGGCGGTGTGTCGTACGCCAGCTACTGGTCGAACTGTGACGACGCGCTGACTCCCGACACCACCGCGATCCTGAGCGGCGCGACGAACGTCGAAGTGGGCTGTGTCTCGCACACTGACATGAACAACGATCACGGCGTGTACGAGCAGGTCCGGGACTTCATCGGCTGA
- a CDS encoding helix-turn-helix transcriptional regulator, which translates to MTPVNPPPLDRTSPPQPTDAWRASAAALPEGVRVRVLRAVYGDPRAAAELAPRLTDRQATGLDPLPTEPADQAPALLRERRAEIRALPDDTRLLLLLAAADQYPVPTDAFLRAVMAARLDTRSLDTAEAAGTAHAGAGGVVFRDAWTRIAAYETGSPADRRDVHRLLARVLRGEGETPWRSWHRGAGAVGPSGRLAAELGVAAGKAAGAGRLPLARALAERAAALCPDPSRRSRLMARAAGYAWRSGDGDRARRLAAAVADDALSGVLALRSGNATEAFDALLTAVVRAANAPTPATASDATSGRAVTAASDAASGCGVAAVSDAGSGCGVAAVSDAGSGCGVAAVSDAASGRRATVASDATPGRGVTPASDATPGRRVTPGSVTHLLARATEAAIYTGDLRRLREASRVADRLGVVQPGTLGGLVAAFDGRYEDARDLLKAAAGRCGPGGDPTVLIHAGIAALLLGDHTRAATATLRATASARTRGAPVTVPQAMEFRAYADFWTGRPRAGEAAAADALWQAHATGQDNGACHLQAALAMFAALTADADVCRERAATARSYALARGLGLPAALAQWALAFLDLSSGRYAAAAARLRALAGFGPGHGHRAIRHLATPHYVEAAVRTGDTRVARVAHADYERWADTVRSPDDLALSARCRALLAPGAEAVDHYRAALDLHSHGTRDFERARTELLFGSALRRLRRRTEARDRLHSALEAFDSFGAPHCATQARTELRALGTPAVPGQSSPDTPVSRLTAQQFLIARMAAEGATNREIAARLALSPRTIDHHLRGVFTRLGIRSRIELVRIVAEGEADQRTNPARQEDGTRD; encoded by the coding sequence GTGACCCCGGTGAACCCCCCACCTCTCGACCGCACTTCGCCACCGCAGCCGACGGACGCGTGGCGAGCGTCGGCCGCCGCCCTTCCCGAAGGGGTCCGTGTCCGGGTGCTGCGCGCGGTGTACGGCGATCCGCGCGCCGCCGCCGAACTGGCCCCGCGCCTCACCGACCGCCAGGCGACGGGCCTCGACCCGCTCCCCACGGAACCGGCCGACCAGGCGCCGGCGCTGCTGCGCGAACGCCGGGCGGAGATACGGGCGTTGCCCGACGACACACGCCTGCTGCTCCTGCTCGCCGCCGCCGACCAGTACCCGGTCCCCACCGACGCCTTCCTGCGCGCCGTCATGGCCGCCCGCCTCGACACCCGGTCCCTGGACACCGCTGAGGCGGCCGGGACCGCGCACGCCGGGGCGGGCGGCGTGGTGTTCCGCGACGCGTGGACGCGGATCGCGGCCTACGAGACGGGCTCCCCGGCCGACCGGCGCGACGTCCACCGGCTGCTGGCCCGCGTACTGCGCGGCGAGGGCGAGACACCGTGGCGTTCCTGGCACCGGGGCGCGGGGGCGGTCGGCCCCAGTGGGCGGCTGGCCGCGGAACTCGGCGTGGCCGCGGGCAAGGCGGCCGGCGCGGGGCGGCTGCCGTTGGCGCGGGCCCTGGCGGAGCGGGCCGCCGCGCTGTGCCCGGACCCGTCCCGGCGGTCCCGCCTGATGGCCCGGGCCGCCGGATACGCCTGGCGGTCGGGCGACGGCGACCGGGCGCGCAGGCTGGCGGCGGCCGTGGCCGACGACGCGCTGAGCGGGGTGTTGGCGCTGCGGTCGGGGAACGCGACGGAGGCGTTCGACGCGCTGCTGACGGCGGTGGTTCGGGCAGCGAACGCACCGACGCCGGCCACCGCCTCCGACGCCACGTCAGGTCGCGCCGTCACTGCCGCCTCCGACGCTGCCTCGGGTTGTGGTGTCGCTGCTGTCTCTGATGCCGGGTCGGGTTGTGGTGTCGCTGCTGTCTCTGATGCCGGGTCGGGTTGTGGTGTCGCTGCCGTCTCCGATGCTGCCTCGGGTCGCCGTGCCACCGTCGCCTCCGACGCCACTCCAGGTCGCGGCGTGACCCCCGCCTCCGACGCCACTCCGGGTCGCCGCGTCACCCCCGGCTCCGTCACCCACCTCCTCGCCCGGGCCACCGAGGCCGCCATCTACACGGGAGACCTGCGCCGCCTGCGTGAGGCGTCCCGGGTCGCCGACCGGCTCGGGGTTGTGCAGCCCGGCACCCTGGGCGGGCTCGTCGCCGCGTTCGACGGGCGGTACGAGGACGCGCGCGACCTGCTGAAGGCGGCGGCCGGGCGGTGCGGGCCGGGTGGCGACCCCACTGTCCTCATCCACGCCGGGATCGCCGCCCTGCTTCTCGGCGACCACACCCGCGCGGCCACCGCGACCCTGCGGGCCACCGCCTCCGCCCGGACGCGGGGCGCTCCGGTGACCGTGCCGCAGGCGATGGAGTTCCGGGCGTACGCCGACTTCTGGACCGGGCGCCCCCGGGCCGGTGAGGCCGCCGCGGCCGATGCGCTGTGGCAGGCCCACGCCACCGGTCAGGACAACGGTGCCTGCCATCTGCAGGCCGCCCTCGCCATGTTCGCGGCGCTCACCGCCGACGCCGACGTCTGCCGCGAACGCGCCGCGACCGCACGGTCGTACGCCCTCGCCCGCGGCCTGGGCCTGCCCGCGGCCCTCGCCCAGTGGGCGCTCGCCTTCCTCGACCTGAGCAGCGGCCGCTACGCCGCCGCGGCCGCCCGGCTGCGCGCCCTCGCCGGATTCGGCCCCGGCCACGGCCACCGGGCCATCCGCCATCTGGCCACCCCGCACTATGTGGAGGCCGCCGTCCGCACCGGCGACACCCGGGTCGCCCGTGTGGCACACGCCGACTACGAGCGCTGGGCCGACACCGTCCGCAGCCCCGACGACCTGGCCCTCAGCGCCCGCTGCCGAGCCCTGCTCGCCCCCGGCGCGGAAGCCGTCGACCACTACCGCGCGGCACTCGACCTGCACTCCCACGGCACCCGGGACTTCGAACGGGCCCGCACGGAGCTGCTGTTCGGCAGTGCCCTGCGCCGGCTGCGGCGCCGTACGGAGGCACGCGACCGTCTGCACAGCGCTCTGGAGGCCTTCGACTCCTTCGGCGCCCCGCACTGCGCGACCCAGGCCCGCACCGAACTGCGCGCCCTGGGCACCCCGGCCGTCCCGGGACAGAGCAGCCCCGACACCCCCGTCTCCCGCCTCACGGCCCAGCAGTTCCTGATCGCCCGCATGGCGGCCGAGGGTGCCACCAACCGCGAGATCGCCGCCCGCCTGGCCCTCAGCCCGCGCACGATCGACCACCATCTGCGCGGTGTCTTCACCCGCCTGGGCATCCGCTCCCGCATCGAACTGGTACGGATCGTCGCCGAGGGCGAAGCCGACCAGCGGACGAACCCAGCGAGACAAGAAGACGGCACGAGGGACTGA
- the bioD gene encoding dethiobiotin synthase: protein MPVLVITGTGTEVGKTVTTAAIAASAVAAGRSVAVLKAAQTGVRPHEPGDAQEVARLAGAVTTAELARYPDPLAPATAARRAGRAPVRPHEIAEAAAKLSAEYDLVLVEGAGGLLVRFDEAGGTLADAAELMAAPVLVVASAGLGTLNTTELTARELRGRRLDLLGVVIGSWPQAPDLASRCNVADLPEVAGAPLLGAVPAGAGALPPADFRGAAAGWLAPRLFGTWDAEGFRGRVAP, encoded by the coding sequence ATGCCGGTACTGGTGATCACGGGCACCGGCACCGAGGTCGGCAAGACGGTCACGACGGCCGCGATCGCGGCGTCGGCGGTGGCGGCGGGCCGGTCGGTGGCGGTGCTGAAGGCGGCGCAGACGGGGGTACGGCCACACGAGCCGGGGGACGCGCAGGAGGTGGCGCGGCTCGCGGGCGCGGTGACGACGGCGGAACTCGCCCGCTATCCCGACCCGTTGGCCCCCGCGACGGCGGCACGCCGGGCCGGCCGGGCACCGGTCCGGCCGCACGAGATCGCCGAGGCCGCCGCCAAGCTGTCCGCCGAGTACGACCTGGTGCTGGTGGAAGGGGCGGGTGGCCTGCTGGTCCGCTTCGACGAGGCGGGCGGCACCCTGGCGGACGCGGCCGAGCTGATGGCGGCGCCGGTCCTGGTGGTGGCGTCGGCCGGCCTGGGCACCCTGAACACGACGGAGCTCACGGCGCGTGAGCTGCGCGGCCGGCGGCTGGACTTGCTGGGCGTGGTGATCGGGAGCTGGCCCCAGGCGCCGGATCTGGCGTCGCGTTGCAATGTGGCGGATCTGCCGGAGGTCGCGGGGGCGCCGCTGCTGGGCGCGGTGCCGGCGGGAGCGGGAGCGCTGCCGCCCGCCGACTTCCGTGGCGCGGCGGCGGGTTGGCTGGCGCCGAGGCTGTTCGGGACGTGGGACGCGGAGGGGTTTCGGGGGCGGGTGGCGCCCTGA
- a CDS encoding adenosylmethionine--8-amino-7-oxononanoate transaminase: protein MPELSVPELLELDRRHVWHPYGPMPGLAEPLVVESASGVRLKLADRSGELVDGMSSWWSAIHGYNHPVLNDAAREQLGRMSHVMFGGLTHEPAVRLAKLLVDMSPDGLEHVFLADSGSVSVEVAAKMCLQYWRSLGRPGKQRLLTWRGGYHGDTWQPMSVCDPEGGMHELWTGVLQRQVFADPPPAEYEESYADHLRSLIERHAHELAAVIVEPVVQGAGGMRFHSPAYLRVLREACDAHDVLLVFDEIATGFGRTGALFAAEHAAVTPDVMCLGKALTGGYMTMAATLCTSRVADGISRGEVPVLAHGPTFMGNPLAAAVAGASIELLLGQDWQAEVKRIEAGLREGLAPAADLAGVTDVRVLGAIGVVQLDHAVDMKAASAAAVREGVWLRPFRDLVYTMPPYVTGDVDVARIARAVCAAAREG from the coding sequence ATGCCTGAGCTGAGCGTGCCCGAGCTGCTGGAGCTCGACCGTCGGCACGTGTGGCATCCGTACGGGCCCATGCCGGGCCTGGCGGAGCCCCTCGTGGTGGAGTCGGCGAGCGGCGTACGGCTGAAGCTCGCGGACCGTTCGGGTGAACTGGTCGACGGCATGTCGTCCTGGTGGTCGGCGATCCACGGCTACAACCACCCGGTGCTCAACGACGCCGCGCGCGAGCAGCTCGGGCGGATGAGCCATGTGATGTTCGGCGGGCTCACCCACGAGCCCGCCGTACGGCTGGCGAAGCTCCTTGTCGACATGTCGCCGGACGGCCTGGAGCATGTCTTCCTCGCCGACTCCGGGTCGGTGTCGGTCGAGGTCGCGGCCAAGATGTGCCTGCAGTACTGGCGCTCGCTGGGCCGCCCCGGCAAGCAGCGGCTGCTGACCTGGCGCGGCGGCTATCACGGCGACACCTGGCAGCCGATGTCGGTGTGCGACCCCGAGGGCGGGATGCACGAGCTGTGGACCGGGGTGCTCCAGCGCCAGGTGTTCGCGGACCCGCCGCCGGCCGAGTACGAGGAGTCGTACGCCGACCATCTGCGGTCACTGATCGAACGGCACGCGCACGAACTGGCCGCGGTGATCGTCGAGCCGGTCGTGCAGGGCGCGGGCGGGATGCGGTTCCACTCCCCCGCGTATCTGCGGGTGCTGCGCGAGGCGTGCGACGCGCACGACGTGCTGCTGGTGTTCGACGAGATCGCGACCGGTTTCGGCCGCACGGGCGCGCTGTTCGCGGCGGAGCACGCGGCGGTGACGCCGGACGTGATGTGCCTGGGCAAGGCGCTGACCGGCGGCTATATGACGATGGCGGCGACGCTGTGCACGTCCCGCGTGGCCGACGGCATCTCGCGCGGCGAGGTGCCGGTGCTGGCGCACGGCCCGACGTTCATGGGCAATCCGCTGGCGGCCGCGGTCGCCGGCGCCTCGATCGAGCTGCTGCTCGGCCAGGACTGGCAGGCCGAGGTCAAGCGGATCGAGGCGGGACTGCGGGAGGGACTGGCGCCCGCGGCGGACCTTGCGGGCGTGACGGACGTACGGGTCCTGGGAGCCATCGGGGTCGTCCAGCTGGACCACGCCGTGGACATGAAGGCGGCGAGCGCGGCGGCCGTGCGCGAGGGCGTGTGGCTGCGGCCGTTCCGCGACCTCGTCTACACGATGCCGCCGTACGTCACGGGCGACGTCGACGTGGCGAGGATCGCCCGTGCGGTGTGCGCGGCGGCGCGGGAGGGCTGA
- the bioB gene encoding biotin synthase BioB, whose product MDLLNTLVDKGLRRELPTREEALAVLATSDDDLLDVVAAAGKVRRHWFGRRVKLNYLVNLKSGLCPEDCSYCSQRLGSTTGILKYTWLKPDEASQAAAAGLAGGAKRVCLVASGRGPTDRDVDRVAGTIKAIKEQNEGVEVCACLGLLSDGQAERLREAGADAYNHNLNTSEGTYGDITTTHTYADRVDTVHKAHAAGLSACSGLIAGMGESDEDLVDVVYALRELDPDSVPVNFLIPVEGTPLAKEWNLTPQRCLRILAMVRFVCPDVEVRIAGGREVHLRTMQPLALNLANSIFLGDYLTTEGQAGKADLEMIADAGFEVEGTDQVTLPEHRATTAGGGCGSHEGGGVCGTAAAAAPAGEPRTDLVAVRRRGAGTDLAPNA is encoded by the coding sequence ATGGACCTGCTGAACACGCTGGTGGACAAGGGGCTTCGGCGCGAGCTGCCGACCCGCGAGGAAGCCTTGGCCGTCCTCGCCACTTCCGACGACGACCTGCTCGATGTGGTGGCCGCGGCCGGCAAGGTGCGCCGGCACTGGTTCGGCCGACGGGTGAAACTCAACTACCTCGTCAACCTGAAGTCCGGGCTGTGCCCCGAGGACTGCTCCTACTGTTCCCAGCGCCTCGGCTCCACCACCGGCATCCTCAAATACACCTGGCTCAAGCCCGACGAGGCCTCCCAGGCCGCGGCCGCCGGTTTGGCGGGAGGCGCCAAGCGGGTCTGTCTGGTGGCGTCCGGGCGCGGCCCGACCGACCGTGACGTGGACCGGGTCGCGGGCACCATCAAGGCGATCAAGGAGCAGAACGAGGGCGTCGAGGTGTGCGCCTGTCTCGGTCTGCTGTCCGACGGCCAGGCGGAGCGGCTGCGCGAGGCCGGCGCGGACGCGTACAACCACAACCTCAACACGTCCGAGGGGACGTACGGGGACATCACGACCACGCATACCTACGCCGATCGCGTGGACACCGTGCACAAGGCGCACGCGGCCGGTCTTTCCGCCTGCTCCGGGCTCATCGCGGGCATGGGCGAGAGCGACGAGGACCTCGTCGACGTCGTGTACGCGCTGCGTGAGCTGGACCCGGACTCGGTGCCGGTGAACTTCCTGATCCCGGTCGAGGGAACACCTCTGGCCAAGGAGTGGAACCTCACTCCGCAGCGGTGCCTGAGGATCCTGGCGATGGTGCGGTTCGTCTGTCCGGACGTGGAAGTGCGGATCGCCGGGGGCCGGGAGGTCCATCTGCGCACCATGCAACCGCTCGCCCTGAACCTGGCCAACTCGATCTTCCTCGGCGACTACCTCACGACCGAGGGCCAGGCGGGCAAGGCCGACCTGGAGATGATCGCCGACGCCGGCTTCGAGGTGGAGGGCACCGACCAGGTGACGCTGCCGGAGCACCGGGCGACGACGGCCGGGGGCGGTTGCGGGTCGCACGAGGGTGGCGGTGTCTGCGGTACGGCCGCTGCCGCCGCCCCGGCCGGCGAGCCGCGCACCGACCTGGTCGCCGTACGCCGCCGGGGCGCCGGTACGGACCTCGCGCCCAATGCCTGA
- a CDS encoding 8-amino-7-oxononanoate synthase, producing MAFGWIDEQAELRRRAGLVRTLRPRPADSPLLDLASNDYLGLARHEEVVAGAVRSARRWGGGATGSRLVTGTTELHTALERELAGFCGFEAALVFSSGYAANLAAVTALAPHGSLIVSDAGNHASLIDGCRLARGTTQVVAHSDPDAVRKALRTHDGPAVAVSDTVFSVDGDAAPLAEYAEACRGRGAGLVVDDAHGLGVLGDGGRGAPYAAGIAGADDVVATVTLSKSLGSQGGAVLGPARVIEHLVNTARTFIFDTGLAPASAGAALAALGLLRREPERAARAGAVARELHARLTAAGLEAVRPDAAVVSVRAPSPEGAVQWAAECRAAGLAVGCFRPPSVPDGISRLRLTARADLTEAEIERAVRVIGETRP from the coding sequence ATGGCGTTCGGCTGGATCGACGAGCAGGCGGAGCTGCGCCGCCGGGCCGGACTCGTGCGGACCCTGCGCCCCCGCCCCGCCGACTCGCCGCTCCTCGACCTCGCGAGCAACGACTACCTGGGCCTGGCCCGCCACGAGGAGGTCGTCGCGGGGGCGGTGCGATCGGCGCGGCGCTGGGGCGGCGGCGCGACCGGCTCCCGGCTCGTCACGGGCACGACCGAGCTGCACACCGCGCTGGAGCGCGAGCTGGCCGGCTTCTGCGGTTTCGAGGCGGCCCTGGTCTTCTCGTCCGGCTACGCGGCCAACCTCGCCGCGGTCACCGCGCTGGCCCCGCACGGTTCGCTGATCGTCTCGGACGCGGGCAACCACGCCTCGCTGATCGACGGCTGCCGACTGGCGCGCGGCACGACACAGGTCGTCGCGCACTCCGACCCCGACGCCGTGCGCAAGGCGCTCCGGACGCACGACGGTCCCGCCGTGGCCGTGTCCGACACCGTCTTCTCGGTCGACGGCGACGCCGCCCCGCTGGCCGAGTACGCCGAGGCGTGCCGGGGGCGCGGCGCGGGGCTGGTCGTCGACGACGCCCACGGCCTCGGTGTGCTCGGGGACGGCGGTCGAGGGGCCCCGTACGCGGCCGGGATCGCCGGTGCCGACGACGTCGTCGCGACGGTCACGCTGTCCAAGTCGCTCGGCAGCCAGGGCGGCGCCGTCCTGGGCCCCGCCCGGGTGATCGAGCACCTGGTCAACACGGCCCGGACGTTCATCTTCGACACGGGCCTCGCCCCCGCCTCCGCGGGCGCGGCCCTGGCGGCGCTGGGCCTGCTGCGCCGCGAGCCGGAGCGGGCGGCGCGGGCGGGTGCGGTGGCACGCGAACTCCACGCACGTCTGACCGCCGCCGGTCTGGAAGCGGTACGTCCGGACGCCGCGGTCGTCTCCGTGCGCGCGCCGTCCCCGGAGGGGGCCGTCCAATGGGCGGCCGAGTGCCGGGCGGCCGGCCTCGCCGTGGGCTGCTTCCGTCCTCCCTCCGTGCCCGACGGCATCTCACGGCTCAGGCTGACCGCCCGCGCGGACCTCACCGAGGCCGAGATCGAACGCGCTGTACGGGTGATCGGCGAGACACGACCATGA
- a CDS encoding DUF397 domain-containing protein, whose translation MTALPRNITSSTELFGACWLRSSYSTGANNCVETARPHSGPWTGLLAVRDSKDPAGPALLFSPESWAGFTAAFQP comes from the coding sequence ATGACCGCACTGCCTCGGAACATCACGTCGAGCACCGAACTGTTCGGCGCGTGCTGGCTGCGCAGCAGCTACAGCACGGGAGCCAACAACTGCGTGGAGACGGCACGACCGCACTCCGGTCCCTGGACCGGGCTGCTCGCCGTGCGCGACTCCAAGGACCCGGCCGGACCCGCGCTGCTCTTCTCCCCCGAGAGCTGGGCGGGCTTCACGGCCGCGTTCCAGCCCTGA